From Aquarana catesbeiana isolate 2022-GZ linkage group LG05, ASM4218655v1, whole genome shotgun sequence:
cacaGCAGACAATGCAACTGAAACTCTTACCCAACACGTTGAATTATTTTCCCACCTGGATACCATGCATAATCATTGATAGGTCCCCCAAAAGTTGCAATGACCTTGGCAGAGAAAAAAATTCACAATTACTgccacttgcagctgtaattagaAAACAGATTTAATGTCAACTGGCCAAAAGGTATCACTGAGTAAACCAATGAAAAAGACCTCCTGAATGAAGCAGTAAAAACTATTCTGCCCATCAGCCTAATATTTAGGCGAAGTATGCCCTTTGGCATCCAATAGCATCTCCAAGGCCAAAAGTGCTGTTCCCAAAATTCTCCCACTCTAATATGCCAACATTATTGAGGTCTTTGGGATGATACGAATATTGTTTTGAGGTGAGGTGACCAAGCAGTAGCTTAGCTCCTTTTGCATCCTCTACTCAGCAGTCACTTGGCATCCTTCTGCCCTTTATTCACTTGTCTAGCAGGGCTATTTTTTCCTACATGTTAAAATCCACTTTTaatgtcagtatacacagtacaGCACACATACTGCTCAGtgcaccctccatacatgtcagtaactGCCTGAGAACTTGTGGATGTAtggggagcaatgcctcatgggacatgtagtcctgggcagaagAAGGAAATGAATTAAGGTGATtttaaagacagaattttttttaccttgctataggaaGAAGCATTCTATACTAAAAACTTTGCGACTTGCTTTGGGCGCACTCTGAAGGCAGAAGGGACTATCCTATTTCTCTGAAAAGCAGAGATAAGAATTGCCCTTTCcccccagttaaagcagcacacagTAAACACAAACACACTTCCTAGACACACagataaccctttgattgcccctgatgttaaccaattcccaaccagtgtcattagtacagtgacactgtatatttttagcgctgatcactgcattagtgtcactagtcccccccaaaaaaaaaaaaaagtgtcaatcagtgccccgaCTGTCCATTACAATATtggagtcccgctataagtcgctgatcgccacttttactagtataaaatatatagaaattccataaaaatgtatcccatagtttatagacccTATAACgctcacgtaaaccaatcaatagacgcctattgggatatttttttttttactaaaaccatgtagcaaaatacatattgggcaaaatgtatgaagaaattagatttaaaatttttttttttttttattacaatcactttaagagctcTGCGCAGGGATGTttacatctgaacccagagaagctggaggcagatagactggaggtaatataaagcATTACAATTaaatttaaagtaaaagtttaccagtattgtgcattatatttaaattgatcatatccatgaaaaaaatctcagcctttagtactactttaatataaagatttttttttttaattatttattacttTCACGgattcacagtataaatgaaccccttatagtagcgattatctgctgcttttgtactatatagggctaatttatgtttttttaaccccatcatgacaggtgatacaaaatgCATGCTGCTGctgttactaaatgtcttatgtAGGTTATGCACGTATGGATTTTTGGACGATAATAatttttgtacgaaaattctttgtacattcaatgAATGAAGACATGTTGTtcaaaaatttcacttgcttttaacattcaattttaaaataaatgtagtTTCTAAAAGGAAAACCCCACAAATATTGCCCGAAAATTTGCTAGATCGGGAAAagttttctattctgttccttcgAATTTTCTTGTCATTGTGGTCGAAATCGCACATCAATTTgctcccactaatgattagaacatCAAACGaacattttcaaaagaaaaaaatgtttgtgtatggtcagcttaagtgaCAGCAAGCGTAGGTAGCTTGtatcaagctacctgcctatgacaaggcaGTCTCATGCATAATATTATATTACAATTCTGTCtgaaaaatctgcaaaacagtgttttaggtctttttatatttattttttctttcattaaaaatgttgatctgagtctgatgatatgtaccagattcaaAACTCTAAtctaggttcacattggtacgatttggcgtgctatttgacatgtcaaatcggctgcTATTGCCaacaatggcaccgtctgaatcagTGCGTagtaaaagtagttcctgtactacttttagcGACTTTGGGGGGCAATTTGTATAAACATCTATGCAGGAACCTGCACAGACATCTGCCAAATCACCgctgaagtcagactgcattgccgggttaGAAATTGCGCAAATTCAGTTGAAATCGCATGATTTCTAacccgctccaatgtgaacctaggcttattctcagagtggattcgatattttgttccctaaccatatagttggctatttaTATTTACAACTACATATAGATAATCAaggacaaattctttttttttaaagtttacatattaactaaattatacctCACACTTTTTGAGGTTTTTAACCGATCAAAACAGCATTCAGCCAGGGCCGAACTGGCCTACCGGGACATTTCcgggtaggctgcctgccctggggccgctgtgGCTGCAGTGCAACGCAGCACTCCCCTCCCTCCACGTCTGTCACACACAGCGGGTCTCGAAGCCGAGTGTGAAAAGtttggccgcgctgtgacaaaagtcccgccctccacctagatcagctcgtgtgatagacgcagtgttctgtctatcacacaagcaggtctaggaggagggtgggacttttgtcacagtgcggccaaacttttcacactcagctccgtgacatagcaggagatgcccgctgtgtgtaatCCAGCCACAGGCACGGTCAGGTtgcaattatgggcaaggtcaggctgcaattatgggcacggtaaggctgcaattaagggcacggtaaggctgcaattaagggcacggtaaggctgcaacgatgagcatggtaaggctgcaacgatgggcacagtgaggctgcattgatgggcacagtgaggctgcattgatgggcacagtgaagctgccacgatgggcacagtgaggctgccacgatgggcacagtgaggctgccacgatgggcacagtgaggctgccacgatgggcaaggtcaggctgcaatgagatcacagtaaggctgcaattatgggcacggtcaggctgcaatgatggcatggtgaggctgcaattatgggcaaggtcaggctgcaatggggcacagtcaggctgcaattatgggcacggtcaggctgcaattatgggcaaggtcaggctgcagttatgggcacggtgaggctgcaattatgggcacggtgaggctgcaattatgggcacggtgaggctgcaattatgggcacggtgaggctgcaattatgggcaaggtcaggctgaaatgagggcacagtaaggctgcaattatgggcacggtgaggctgcaattatgggcaaggtcaggctgaaatgagggcacagtaaggctgcaattatgggcatggtcagGTTgtaatgagggcacggtaaggctgcaattatgggcacggtgaggctgcaatgatgggcatggtgaggctgcaatgatgggcacagtaaggctgcaatgatgggcacagtaaggctgccgcgatgggcacagtgaggctataatgacgggcacagtgaggctgcatttatgggcacagtgaggctgcactgatctcttgtactatgtctgcagtatctgaccatctcctgtatcatgtctacatatCTCACCATCTTTAGTATCATGTcgtcagtctctaaccatctcctgtaccatgcccacagcctctgccatcttctgtaccatgcccatAGCCTCTGCCATCTTCTGTACCATACCCATAGCCtctgccatctcctgtaccatgctcgcagcctctgacatcttgacatctcctgtaccatgcccacagcctctgacatctcctgtataccatgcccgcagcctctgacatcttgacatcttttgtaccatgcccacagcctctgacatttcctgtatcatgtctgcaacctctgaccatctcctgtactatgcccgtagcctctaaccatctcttgtatcatgtccgcaacctctgaccatctcttgtcttatatcatgtctgcagtctctgagggagtctggagaggagtcaagagtgggagagccgccgggatgggggtcatgggagaagtcagacatgtgtggactgtggagaggagactataggaaaaccagagccaccaagctggagccgactgattgagccctgcaaggtgcacctgagaggaggtcagtgacagcgccaccaggcaagtctgagggggggggtcactgatgtaagaggggagtgaatacaataatgtaagggggcactgatataaaggtttcccccttatatcagtacccccccccccttaccttagtgtattctttctgcggaaggtagtCTCTGGTCCTCAGAGTCCTCCCACATTCCCAGGTGCCCCCCTTGATGATTTCACCAcctttaccacttttaactggaatttgatctctctctctctatatatagagatatatagagagatatatatatccctagccctatgtgatttcatatctgtcttatctatatataaaaacGCTCTTCAAATAtgctttaaaatgtatggttttcccttttatgaacaagaaaataatgacgttatgctgttgggctggtttttattcccagtccggccctgcattcagccaactaattgattatgaaaataatctttaGTTGCAGCTCTACCTAACACACTGACCAGCCAGCAATGTCATGTGATATTAGCTCACATGTTTATCAAGGacacatttttagtaaaaaatacactaaagttaattttagtgcacacaaacatataTGATACCCAATGCTTttgtaaatataaaatatgaaattgCGACAAATTAATAGATGCTCAATATGTgaagccttaaagcggaactaaacccaccaaAATACTCACCACCACCCTCTAGTGATGTGGCCATTACATTCTTTATCACTCGCTGTCATCTTGTTCCCAGTTACTTTTGGGTTTTTGGCCAGTGGTGGAAAGACATCACCCCGCACATGCGGAGTCAATCATTCTGGCACAGCTGGAGTGTGTAGAGCATGTGTAGCTTAGTGTGCATTTAAcagaagactgcaagcaggcaggtaaaTATTTGTTACTGCAGAAGACAAATTGCATGTGGTTGTACAACTGCCCTGTCGGATTTTTGCCACTTTGATCAGTATTATTCTTACAGTGAGGAAGCCtccttgctgtcagaatataaAGCATCAGTAGGAGGATTCCCCCTTACACAtaaagtgtgtggatgggggaatcaagtcattttttttttcgttcaggtgCAGCCCTATTTAGTGGAATGGTACCGCCCACAGAGCCACCAGttttgcagcttaaccacttgccgaccgctggccGTTTTTAAgacgtctaatgccccgtacacacggttggattttccgatggaaaatgtctgatcgaagcgtgttgtcggaaattccgaccgtgtgtgggctccattggacattttccatcggattttccgacacacaaagtttgagagcaggagataaaattttccgacaacaaaatctgatcgcgtcaattccgaccgtgtgtggcctgttccgacgcacaaagtgccacgcatgctcagaagaaatttcgacacggaaaagctcggtcgggtaaaattagcgttcgcaatggatacagcactttcgtcacgctgcaatgttaaaaatggtttaatgcagcgcactcttctttataatgtgacaagaattaagtagttttgctgctcatattcacacacacttctcacaaacttatttttttgttttttttcttgggatttccttaatatattgttatttgtcacatctgacagaatgttttcttttttgttttgtttttttggctttaaagccatttttggtttagattttatgtttgtattttttccgaagctgatctttgtttaatgttatttttagttttactccagactatttttgtgtgtgttttgtgtgtcaagttaccacaacaccattgatatcttttattatttaatctcaagaagattgtttgttgttggtgtcccttgttaatttcacattgtctttttgatatgtacctgaatcctcacaaacaaactgtcctttttcaagtaaaacacacataggcaagtataattcaaaacaaaaatcctttattaagggctcagaaccaaacaaagagggaggcaacactggatcagcaggagaaattagcgaagcctgggacccccagggcagacaacaattcttgaacatcaaaattggtggcctgaggagtccatatgtaagggagggcagtctggtccaaaagttgcagagatccggaaagcagcagatgacatctgtgtcgccaggctgtggtaccacaagaggctgcattttttggccgaccagactggatccagggtcatcactttctggtcttccttccacgcttcattccgggctgtggctgtgctgttggagatgtggcaggaggaggagtaggacctggaggaggaggacgactgggaggaggaggacctgcaggaggaccatctgtgagttcacaaaggtgtgtctgagatgtaatttggcccctcatacctttattaagagcctccaatatgagcaactcacacatgagttgttgtccctcctccatcctctgcatttttgaggcaatgatggcagcaatgtcctcctccacggtgtgtggtgctcccagggcctctgtagccctccaaaagaggcctatggcagcctcctctagggcactcatcctcctgccactttctctttccagggggagtggagggaccggcatatcaggcagccggcttggccctgccacctcctggctgcgacttccctgtgtcacaatcataaattagtactccaaactaacatctagttaacatcattgattggacaacctgaactatttagagtaatgctatacctggctcaagctgggctcctccacatgttgttgtcAGCTTccttggcaccacaacaggtgagtgtctgtgaccacaggctcaggtaagagatgtatatgctggcagatttttgatacctgtttttgtttggtttctctctttttaggtgatcatgatgttagggatcgagatcctttcacatcagaaagtgcccagatcctgatcggggagataatggggtgtaatttagaattggaaaacctcaagaaaaaaataaaattatgtgattcaaaaaaataataacatcattgatgttttggggcgaatttaaaaccccacaaaatcacttttttttgtgtggtacaaatgttttaaatattttagcaatgtttggaaaagccaaatttggaggatgcacacagtgtgccaacatgtgctatctgccatcacgggagatcaatggacgcgttttgggggtgcaaccccttcctcaataataaagtagctgagaggaagggcttgctcccacaaaacatgtcccttgatcccccgtgatggcagctagcacatgttgacattcgtaaattggtgtgcatcttccaaatttggcttttcaaggggtgatttgaccccatctgaacgcaatatcaaacagttcctaaatactcatgtctgatattgccttcaagttttaccaaatgtgaactttgtaagttcaagttttttgtctttcttgttggttttacacaggcctgttttatcataaatggacatttctatttttgataatgccaccccaaaaattgttatacaacaaacatgttggtttgttcaaaaaaccttttctaaatgcacatgtgattgtgcaggtattaaaaagtttgttaatcaataatgtgtggattattgtctcaacgctacaacacttttggggtgatgtaattgctgttttatgagaaaatgggggttatttcctaagggcaaatcctctttgcactacaagagcattttcattgcagtttcaagagcacttgtagtataaaaagtgtatacgcctttagtaaataacagccaacagtgctttgtataaggttacacaatcacgccattttcaggactccccacattgctgtcagggtcagctaaaacaaacacaagcagtaaatgtccacaaagaatttctttttttttgcttttttatttgaaaaaggcttcacaaatttgaaggcatattgatggcccccctacccgcaaagaactccaggtatcgtaaccggacatcacgggcactcagggagggcaagccaggacggccgctttcaagcgccgtcagtgttgtttcaggtatcactccggcctcaggcccaactgagcacgcatagttggccgaatgtttccgtaaaaagttagagagaatacagcacgccatgattatatgattaagtttatactccgccatatggataggtgtcagaaataggcagaaccggctggccaggattccaaatgtgttctccaccactcttcgggctctagccagccggtaattaaaaaccctctgttccggggtgagggtcctcatagggaatggccgcataaggtggtcccccagcgcaaacgcttcatcagcaacgaacacgaatgggagtccttccacattgtcctctggagctggcaagtccaagctgccattctggagacgcctgtagaactccgtctgggcgatgactccaccatcggacatccggccattcttccccacgtccacatacaagaagtcgtaattagccgacaccaccgccaacatcacaatactattgaaccccttatagttgaaatagtacaaccccgagttgggtggtgggatgatgtggacatatttcccatcaattgcccctccgcagttaggaaagtcccactgctgggcaaagtgggaggccacagtctgccattcctgtggcgtggaaggaaactgttgaggaaaaaaaaataaaaaattaatatttttgcacagaaacatggcaagcagattaggcacaaacattctggggtaACCTCCAGattgcatttattaaggggaattttacaacaccaaagtataaggtacacctatcatatccccccccccccatgggccatttctaacattatggggggtgtggaaatcttggacaggtaaccctcttcacttcattgagagatgaatgcctaaatccagcatgcatgaggacaaaggggacattcacagcatattacaatcatggtaattagggaatgaggaaagaaatacaatatattagcaaacattaaatacaataaaatgtaatgttaaaggataaaaatcttaccttcatatactccttctgcaggacctggatgatggcagaacaggtctctgggataatgatacccagagcctggggggagatgcctgttgagaacttcaagtcctgcaggcttctccctgtcgccaagtactgcagggtagtgacgaacctctgctccggagtgatggcttgcctcatgcaggtatcctgcctgctaatataaggggtcagcga
This genomic window contains:
- the TIMM21 gene encoding mitochondrial import inner membrane translocase subunit Tim21 isoform X1, with the protein product MIVAACLWRGVVGRHSALQCVRRGYRAAWASVGCLDCVRRRTPQIMYVRSLCTGRVPLTEHKKQDGGQEENEELAEFRKGMDIAFHFVCITFGIIYGAFLFFVLRDLIYPSSAPKIYKRALKKCENHPEFPSTPQEWQTVASHFAQQWDFPNCGGAIDGKYVHIIPPPNSGLYYFNYKGFNSIVMLAVVSANYDFLYVDVGKNGRMSDGGVIAQTEFYRRLQNGSLDLPAPEDNVEGLPFVFVADEAFALGDHLMRPFPMRTLTPEQRVFNYRLARARRVVENTFGILASRFCLFLTPIHMAEYKLNHIIMACCILSNFLRKHSANYACSVGPEAGVIPETTLTALESGRPGLPSLSARDVRLRYLEFFAGRGAINMPSNL
- the TIMM21 gene encoding mitochondrial import inner membrane translocase subunit Tim21 isoform X2, giving the protein MIVAACLWRGVVGRHSALQCVRRGYRAAWASVGCLDCVRRRTPQIMYVRSLCTGRVPLTEHKKQDGGQEENEELAEFRKGAFLFFVLRDLIYPSSAPKIYKRALKKCENHPEFPSTPQEWQTVASHFAQQWDFPNCGGAIDGKYVHIIPPPNSGLYYFNYKGFNSIVMLAVVSANYDFLYVDVGKNGRMSDGGVIAQTEFYRRLQNGSLDLPAPEDNVEGLPFVFVADEAFALGDHLMRPFPMRTLTPEQRVFNYRLARARRVVENTFGILASRFCLFLTPIHMAEYKLNHIIMACCILSNFLRKHSANYACSVGPEAGVIPETTLTALESGRPGLPSLSARDVRLRYLEFFAGRGAINMPSNL